AGGCGATGATGAAAAActcacatgcatatatatctTTAAATCGCGATGAAGGGAAATGAAGAAACCTTGACTGGCTTTCCGTGCCTCGTTTTTGACCCCTTTTGCCAGCGCCTCGAGTTTCTTCCGCTTTCATCCACACGTCTTTGCTCCTGTCCCACTGTCAACTCTTCTGGTGCTTTCGTGTGCCACCTGGTTTTTCTATGACAGAGGAGTCCTCTGTCGTCGCTTCTGCTCTTtaagaggagagaggcaatCCCTCTGCAACTAAGCACTGTTCGTTAAAGCAGGCTAGCAACGTCGCCGAAGGGGAACCCGGTTTCATTCCTTTAGTATTGGTGTGTTTTCCAGAACCTTTGAACTTATGCTTGGGTTTGAGGCTTctcagaggagaaggaattACCACTTAATAGCGATGTAACTGATTCACTCTCTGGAGAAATATCAAACCACGATGAGATGTTTGTccccgaggaagaagagaaacgatgaaagaagcgaaagaaacttGAGTTTCTGCGACAGCGAGTGTCTGTCCTGTGTGGCCTCTGCAAGGGGGCTGCTTTAGCCTTGGGCGGAATTGGAGAACTTTCTGGATAAAAGTTTGAGACGCCTTGCTCCAAGCAGACTATGAGGGAAAACAGCAACTTCCGAAGCAGCTTGAAACACGCTTTCGCAAGCTGTCGCGCCCCTCGCGTGGCGCGCGTTTCTTGAGTTAACCCTCCTTTGCACCACGAGCACGCATCTTTCTCTGGAACTCGACACAAATCCTTCGCCGTCGGCAACACTAGATTCTTCAGAGGGAACTCTATAAGGCCTGCTGTTCTGAGAAACAGTTTCTCTCGTGAGAAATGCTGCGCCCTAGAACGCCAGGGACAGCACTCAAATGCACTGACAATGAACCCGACCAGTACATTTCTGGTCCTTCCACTCCCGCTTTCTTATCCTCAAATCTCAAATTGAACACATTGATCCCATCCAAGTCGCGCATCATGACGTCAGAGAAGTCAGCGACGTTAACGCCGTCAGTGCTCATTCTTAACGGTGATGAATCGAGGTCCCGTGTGCCAAACTAAATTTCGCTATATGGTTGCCACGACAGTGAATCTACAACGACTTCTCACGAGGGTGTTGcctgcttctttttttcagccAAAGTGCACGGTCATTCAGAGTCTAAACAAAtgaacaaagagaaaagcgaaatcCGAAAACAGTTTGTGAAATTTTTGAGGGCCATGCAGCTCGGCACCTCTGAGCCTCCTGTTGCCAGGTTTGACTCGTTTTCACAAATACGCAAAAACAATGAACAGTTTGCGATGTTCTCAAATGCCCTTGACCCTCTGGCACCGACAAACAAGATCATAGAAACAGACTGTATAGGCCACCACCACGCACGATACTGGTTCTGTTGTTTTGTGCGCAGCTGATCCACGATAAGTGATTTCGACACACATCGCTATATGTCTGCTACAAAAAAGCCTTGGTTTTGTCCAGCAATTTTGTCGAACGCAGCATTAGCATTAACTGGCGTGAACTCGAGCAAAGACGGGGGTGATTTCGGACAACTGGACTGCCGATTTGTCAACCGTTTCTCTGAATTAAGCAAGCGAGAGGGCAGCACTCGGTGATGAGGTGGATGCTCACCAGAAGTGACTCTCTACAGGCTTACCCGCTTCCTATCAGACTGTTACGTCTACAACAATCTAAAACGTTTACCAAATCGTTTTATTCACTGATGTTAGCGACTGTTTTCCCCCGTCCACCTCTCGACAGAGGCATGAGTCGCTGTGGAACTGCCGGTACGAATTCCTAACGGGGTTTTCAAATGGATAAGTTGAAAACTACTTTGCTTGTAAATACCGAAGTCTGCGACACTAGATGTGAGAGAGTGTCCTGTTTCTTGACTCGGTGTTGGTGTAGTATCTTAAAAGAATGGAATGCCGTTTACCACAACAGCTGTCGATGCGTGATGCAGGATCCTGCACTGTGTAGTTGAGAccgaataaacagagagacataaGCGTCTCTTTGGCCTTCGGAATGTAATTTCATGAACACCTACCTCTGCAtccttctttttccgctGCTGTGATCTTGCAGCGAGCTAAAGGGACTGAAGGAACTCTTGACTGGCACTTTTACGTTTATGTAAACGACAAAAAGGCAGCACGACTTAAGAGTCCGAGGGAATTCCCGTGTGAAGTCCAACTTCATCACTCTTCCCACCTGCTGGGTCGCCGTGGTTCTTTGCCAGGAAAttctgttttctgtgacCGGATGTAAGCCCTACGATCGCGGAACGACCACCCACGCACCGTGCTCAAAACCGTCTGGTTTCAACGAACAGTTGGCGAAAGGTTGTCTTTACAACTGTGCATGAATGTTCACTTCAACACACTTTGTTCCAGTTCGTTGTGGTCTCCTGGCAGTTTCCGGCACTTCGCCGCGAAAAACAAAGTTACGTTCCTTATTGTGGCACTGGAAactgtcggcttctgcgAAGCGAGAAACGTAGAGAAAACCCCGACACACAGGAACATCCTTTTATTCTGAGAGCAGAATGGCAGACTGCTGACGGACTTCgcgactctcttctccggcgGCTCCTCCACGAGGAAATTCCAATTCGCAACCGAGAGAATATCGAGACCGGACAAAAAACCGTTAGAATCCGGTCGTCAAAACCCttgaaagagacagagcgctGGTTCCAAGCGAGAGCCTGCTGCGTTGTGTAAATTCACTTCTAGAACGTTTGATACGCGTGTGCGTACGGCGAGCTCTGCGAAAGCGTATACACTGGGAATCCGAAGTTTCCATTTTATTCTACCTTGTTCTGACGGGTAAGGACACTTCGAGTTGATTACTACTGATTCACAGCTCAGCGTCCTTtagcagcgagagagacgaccaGTCAAATTCCAGGGGGGTCAGAACCATCGTCCTCGGAGCCGTCATCTCTTCTGTGACAGGACTATCAGCAATCATGGTTTCTGGGGACTCCAGACTACGAAAAGACTACCGATTCGGATGTTTAAAGTGTTTTTCTAGTGGATCTCAGTTCTACTGTGGGAGAGTGGCTTTTGAGAACAGCTGGTATTTATCTGCGAGTCTGCTTCAGGCACCTGGCTTCCATTATCAAGCTACCGGTATGGAAGAAACGACGTTTGTCTTTGCGTGTCGGTCTGTTTCGCTGTCGTCGAGAAACGGTCCGCATTCtaaagacgaagaaaaaaaaagataGAAAATGGGGAAAAGTACCTCGCATGCAATGTGTCTTCCCGTGGCTGtggtttctctctgtgaaaCTCTTCGTTCAGAAGTGCAGGAATGTTGAGGTCTGTGAATTCACCTGtaagggaagagagaggctaCACAGAGACCACTGTGTTGACAGCACGATATTTCTCTCCGGcgagtcgagagaaaacggaaaatCGCAAAGATCGCAAAGCGttagagagagaacgaagtcTACCGGAGATACGCAGTGTGTGGAGTGAGCACGACCGAGAATTCACAGCCAGTGGAAACCTTGTCGGATGATACGCACAGGGATCTGAGACACACCAAGAAGCCCATAAACACACATCCCCACACCACAACAGAGAGGTGTGTTGAGTAGAACAGTAAAAATGTTGAAGAAGCACAACTcaaaaacaaaagaagaaaaacaactgcCACCGttcaagagaaaaaacactgCCTCGACCACCCCCAAAACTTCTCTACTTCCACAATTTACGGAGTGACATGTTCTTCTCCGCATCCTTCTTCATAACCTGCACCAAGGCaacgtacacacacacacacacctccAACAAAATAGAATTCTTTCTATAcctacaaatatatatatatatataccgaTTGATGTCCGTAACTAGAAATTGATTCAAAGAGACTGAAAACCTATCCACAGATttacatattcatatatgcatatatatatatatatatatatcttatACGTATGTAGGTGGACGTTGACTACGTGGACGCTATGAGATTGACCACACTGCCAAGAGGTTCATGCTGAAATTCTTTCGACGTCTTTTAAAAAGCGTCCAAGCCTGTAAGGAGTCTCTTTGTCGAACGGTTGTCACAAGACGACCGTCGGTTCCTCCCACAGAACACCCCAGAACTGGGCAAGGCTTTGCTGTCACAGTTGCGCACTTTGCCTCCACTTTCAACAAGTCCCACGAGAAGCCGTACCGCTGGCTGCGCATGTGAGTACGTTTCACCGtcattatatatatatatatgtacatgtatatgcacgCATCGGCAGGTATGAAGGAGGGACGAGCCGGATCTCCGAGACTTGAGAtggagggaaggagaaacttgccagaagaacgagacaagaaaacacTGGGAGACAAGCTTCTTGAACGCGGCATTTGCTCGAACTCGCACACCCAGAAAGGTCAGGTCCAGTTAAACGAGACGTACGCGCCAGGCGAGAAACGAACTTGAACAACAGCCATACCAATCGAAGGAGGATTCAACCACTAGATGTTTCAAAGAGTGCGGCTCTCTCTATACACGCAGATATACGAATATGGATAcgcacacatatatgtgaacatatctatctgtatctatatctgtTGCTcttgacatatatatatatatatatatatatatatatatacatgcgtatAAATCTGTACTTGAGTATGTATACCAACACCTTGATATCGAGACAGATTTGAGCATGCGACTTGATCGAGTACTGGGCTTTACCGGAATAAACTCGAGCGAAACGCACACGAACTTACCTTCGCGACAGCCATCTCAAAGTCTTCTTGTGTAACAAACATACGCCGTTCTCTCAGCGCAAACATTCCGGCTTCTGTGCAGACAGCCTGCGCACAGAAGCAGCCGAGAAAAAGCGCGGAGATACTCAGTGAGAAGACAGCCAGCTCTGCAGAGTCTAACGGGATGTTAGACCAAACACttgcgaaagaagaaacagcttGGATGAGTCCACAGCAGCGGATCCACGTCTCTCAAAGCTGCGAATGGGGCAGCAGCTGAGGCACCGCCAAATAGAGCCTGTGCGCAGCAAGGGGAAGGAGCTGGCACAGGCGTCCTGTGTAAAAGACGACAGCGACAAAAGGCaagcagaaaggaacgaagaaacggagagaaaccgcaaaaagagagaaccaGAAACGTGGTAAagatgaagagaaagacaagacacctgcggtgtatgtacactctCACCTTGACTTCGGCTCCCGACGATCCGTTCATTTCCTGGGCAATTTTCCGCATGTCGATTCCACGCATCAAATTCATCTTCCGACTGTGAATCTTCAGAATCTCCGTACGCGCCTGACGAGGACGAAACGTCGTGAAATACAGTTGCGCATTTACGCGACCAAGTAACCACACAAACGCTTTCTACACACACCCGAAGaagtatatatgtatatatatacatgcacaagtttatacatatatatatatatatatataatatgtagAGATATACATGCAGAGCTGCACGTCAGCATACACGCGCTAGATGCACATATAAAAGGAAATTGCATGCGCAGGGGACTCCTGTGAGGCTCGACTCCGGCGTTTGACCGAAGAGAAGCCTACGACACCTGGCTGGCTGTGAACGGATGTAGGCTGAGACCGAGAAAGCCGCCAAGAGCATGCGTTTTAttttttcgcatgcatcTTTCCCTTCTCCCACTGTCTAACATACAATGGCAGGTTCACACGTAGGTGCGGAAGTGACGGAATATAAACATGGACACACACGTATGTTTTCTTGCTGGTGTTGAAACTTGCACCTTTGGGTAAGGAAGGAAATCGAGGGATGAATTTTCCATTTGCTTTGAAAGAGGCACGTTGAGTGACTGAGGAGAAGCCGTTAGGCAAAGCTGTTTCGTGAGGAGTCAAAGCTAGGGAAAGAGCGTCAAGAGCGCGACGCGTAGAGGAACACCGGCGTGGAAAGAGAACGACGTTTTGTGAAGAGATCGAGGAAAAAGTTGACCTTGGAAGGCAAGAGTTTGACAGAACTCACGTCGACATTTGGGTTCGGGAATTCGATTTTGCGGTCGATGCGTCCAGGGCGAAGGAGCGCGTCGTCGAGGATGTCGATTCTGTTCGTGCACATAATCACCTGGAgaacacgaagaaaagaaaagaaaggaaaaaaggggAAATTCAGCGGATGTGCGCGCCTCTTCTGAAAACGGCAAAAAGAGTTGACAACGGTGCCTCTTGGTGTTCGTCACTTTtgccgtttctttctcccccccactctttccgcttcctctctctctctctttgtctctgtctgtctcgcttgCACTCTTTGCTCTTTGATacgcgtcgttctctctctcttctttcctcggacttcgtctctctcgcccccCCCCCACTGCTCTCGCCCAGTTCCTTgacgcgttcctctctttctctctcggttttctctttttctccttttcttctgttctaCCTTGATGTTTTGCGTGGACTCGAAACCGTCGAGTTGGTTGAGCAGCTCCATCATGGTGCGTTGGACCTCGGAGTCGCCATGTTCGCCCTCAGTTCGCTGGCTTCCAATGCTGTCGATTTCGTCCATGAAGATGATGCTCGGCGCATGTTCGCGGGCCATCACGAACAACTCTCTCACCATTCGACTGCCTTCGCCAATGTACTTCTGCACCAGTTCGCCTCCACTCACGCGAATGAATGTGCAGTCTGTATGGTGAGCGACCGCTCGAGCGAGCAGCGTCTTCCCCGTCCCCGGCGGTCCGTACAGCAAAACGCCCTGCagcgcgaaagagacagcagactcGCGGCGAGATTTCGTGGAGATACGCACCGACGCAGCGTCGAACGGAGCAGAAAggcttcgcgttcttctcagAACAAAAGTCGCGACTGGCGGCGCCAGTCGCCGAGACCTACGCACCGGACTGGGATTCCGGAGCTGAACGGCGCTCttcagaaacagagagaaagagaaggtcagagaaaaaactgcgCGAcacgaagcgagagaacgagagcgagagaacgagagagagcgagcgagagaTGGAAAACGATGTCGCGAGTGCTCTGCGAAACGTCTGTCGCTGCACTGACTCCCGCCTCACCTTCGGCTGGGAGATGCCCAGGCTTTCGAAGAGCTCTGGATGCTTGATAGGCAGTTCAATCACTTCTTTCACCTCCTTCACTTGCTGCTCCAAGCCGCCGACCATCTCGTAGGTGCTTTCCGGTactttctccactttcatCAGAGAGACCAAAGGGTCGATTTTCGTCGGAAGAATCTTGTGGAGCCTGTAGCTGTCGTTCAGCAGTGCCACACGGGTGTTGACTGTGCACTGAGACAAGTCAATGTTCTTCGCGACGTCAACAACGTACTTGCCCTCCGGATTGACCTGAACGGAGATGCGCGCCCGGGagacaagagcgaagaaggcgagtaaggggagaaaaaagacagagaagacagagaagagagagaagagcgaagaaagagagagaagaacgaagaaagagagcgagaagcacaAAGGATGGAtgagcggagacaggagagaaggaagagaagaagggaggggaggaaacgcagtGAATggagcagaggaggcagaaagggggagggagaagaagtgcagaggaaggaagtgaagaggaaatgagaaaacgaagagcgaagagaagatcatgaacagagagaaatgacacagagagaagccgccgAAAGAACGCGACgtgaaaagacgagaaaccaaggcagacgagaaacgacaCAATCGGATCGTTACGCGTCGGAGCCTCAGGTGTTTCCtcctggaaaaaagaggcctctcgtttcttcgcaaGTCCAGAGAAACCACCCTTTTTTTGAGGCATAAAAGCAAGAACGGAGACGCCGCAAAGGAGCAGATGCGCGTTGAAATGCcgcggaaaaaacgaagactTTCTCTTGCATCTTTTTCCAGAGAGACTCACCTTGACAAGAACTTTGTTACGGCCCATCACCTTGACAACCTCGCCCACATAGCTGCCAGGCTCGAGCAACACCTGGAGCTCATCGCGGAGTTCTCGCACTGAAGGAAGATAAAAAATACTTTCCAGAGTCCCCTTTTACGCGCTCGTTCGCCGCGTACTGTTCCATCTTCAACCGCTTGTTGAAAGAAGACAACGTGTTTTTTCCACTTTGCAACGTGCGAGTTACcacgaaaaaacaagaacaGACGCCCTCGAGGTACAGAGAAAACGGCGCCTTCCGTTCCCCAATCTCCAGGAAACAGCTGTCGAGTCGTTCAGGTTTCACGAAACGCGGTTGCCactgagagaaaagagaaagtgCCTTTCCTGTTTGCCGCGCGTTCGAACAGTCCccgaagacacacacacacacacacacacatgcccTCCTGCCTCTGTCGTCCTTCCTCGAAAATGGTTTCTCAGACGAGGATCCTTTCTCTCTGATGCAGCTCGACACTGAGACACTGCCGTTCCTCGcgagcttctctctcctcgctccccCGAGTAATTCTATCcaaggcgacagagggagCTGCACAGAAAGGACGGGTATCATAAGGAGagcgcctctgtctgtctaccaggtccttctcttctttttcctgttccCTCGTCTCAATCCACTTCTTcgtttgcgtctctgcaggttcgcgtcgttttctcttcgtcctctctctccttctgtgtcttcaaGACTCGCTCGCTTTTCCACCGAagctccttcgtcttcgttgcCTACCTTTCGCGTTCAGTTCGTTCCGCTGAGCCTCAAGACGTCGCTTGTCTTGTGTTTTCGCGTTGATGACTCTCTGCAAGTTATCGATTTTCTGCTCGTAGTAGGTCTGAAGTCCGGAGCTCGggccgtcttcgccttctgtcgcACATGGCGGCCGGAGAGGTCCTGCGAGAGCAGACATCTTGTTTTCTGCTACCACAGCAAGCCAATAAGCGCGACCGGAGCATTATCTCCGGTGAAACATACATCCCCCTTCACCTGCCTTCACGCAGACGCCTGGTCACTCGAACGGACGGTTTTCTACGAAGACACGGCGAATTTGTGCGCGTACATGCGCAGGAAAAGGCAGGAAGACGGGGGCGTCAGTCGACTTCAGGGCGCCGGAGAGGAAGGAtggaagcggaagaagaaactttgcaggaacgagagagaagcaaggaagcaaaggaaaaGGTGCGCACAGCGCGGAGGCCGGCGCCGGAAGTGGGAGAATctaggaaagaaagagaaactcggAAGAAACGGCGTGGATcccagacagagaagaatccACCTGCCTTGAAACGAACTGAGAAGGCGCCCTGACGAATCTTGagtgtgtacgtacacccgaggagaacgggagaaaagcg
This genomic interval from Toxoplasma gondii ME49 chromosome VIIb, whole genome shotgun sequence contains the following:
- a CDS encoding tat-binding family protein, putative (encoded by transcript TGME49_261010); translated protein: MSALAGPLRPPCATEGEDGPSSGLQTYYEQKIDNLQRVINAKTQDKRRLEAQRNELNAKVRELRDELQVLLEPGSYVGEVVKVMGRNKVLVKVNPEGKYVVDVAKNIDLSQCTVNTRVALLNDSYRLHKILPTKIDPLVSLMKVEKVPESTYEMVGGLEQQVKEVKEVIELPIKHPELFESLGISQPKGVLLYGPPGTGKTLLARAVAHHTDCTFIRVSGGELVQKYIGEGSRMVRELFVMAREHAPSIIFMDEIDSIGSQRTEGEHGDSEVQRTMMELLNQLDGFESTQNIKVIMCTNRIDILDDALLRPGRIDRKIEFPNPNVDARTEILKIHSRKMNLMRGIDMRKIAQEMNGSSGAEVKAVCTEAGMFALRERRMFVTQEDFEMAVAKVMKKDAEKNMSLRKLWK